One window of Desulfarculus baarsii DSM 2075 genomic DNA carries:
- a CDS encoding flippase activity-associated protein Agl23: protein MIKLRKGATALAAAWSALLAGAALARLWELGARAMSHDESLHAYYSHILAQSGAHHHDPMMHGPLLFQLGAALMGAFGPSDFVARLGFALLGVGLAASPLLLRRWLGDWGAFWAGALIAFSPSLLFYSRYMRNDVLFGLLCMFWLWAALGFLRTGRAKWLWPNAVAMALCFACKETVFIFGVFLGGYLLVAGLLRARRAGLSPRQEPAAQLAWLTLCMALPFAAPLVHLALGWSVLDYASQTAVWRAVIVAGALGFVAAGLAWLWLGDHAWWGGEPPELDFYDFLGPASLMWTIDLLLFGNWGRNLGGGLASGLVGSGGYWLAQHEVARGGQPWFYYPMLLAVYEFAPLILAVCAAVALARRARSPLRRQRPRPAQPLDMPIFCLAWALFGLVAYSLAGEKMPWLLAHMALPLCLLGGWWLGRFVQRLAPLKADAPLIVAGWALPLLLGVLVMIPPFAGRGLGELAHTTHWLGALAAALLLVGLALWRRPKIGWRRWAGLLALGALALVVSLNARAAWLACFVHHEQAVELLVYAHASPQLKPALARAVAASQATGRPMAHDQQTSWPMAWYLGQHAGSFIFNDPDDPRQSQASALFVGEDMAPEALQRLAGRAQTINIIRLWWPPQDYQGLGWRELADRLARPGFWRDMAAYWWARDLPGGRPEPWPLRSEMLVILPEPAAGAAATAPAPPPSTDATIADQ from the coding sequence ATGATCAAACTCCGCAAAGGGGCCACGGCCCTGGCCGCCGCCTGGAGCGCGCTGCTGGCCGGCGCGGCGCTGGCGCGCCTGTGGGAACTGGGCGCGCGGGCCATGAGCCACGACGAGAGCCTGCACGCCTATTACAGCCATATCTTGGCCCAGAGCGGCGCGCATCACCACGACCCGATGATGCACGGCCCGCTGTTGTTCCAGCTTGGCGCGGCGCTGATGGGCGCCTTTGGCCCCAGCGACTTTGTCGCCCGGCTGGGCTTCGCCCTGTTGGGCGTGGGCCTGGCGGCCTCGCCGCTCTTGCTGCGGCGCTGGCTGGGCGACTGGGGCGCGTTCTGGGCCGGGGCGCTGATCGCCTTTAGCCCCAGCCTGCTTTTTTACAGCCGCTACATGCGTAACGACGTGCTTTTCGGCCTGTTGTGCATGTTCTGGCTGTGGGCGGCGCTGGGTTTCTTGCGCACGGGCCGGGCCAAATGGCTTTGGCCCAACGCCGTGGCCATGGCCCTGTGCTTCGCCTGCAAGGAGACCGTGTTTATTTTCGGCGTGTTTCTTGGTGGCTATCTGCTTGTCGCAGGTCTGTTGCGCGCCCGCCGCGCCGGCCTTTCACCGCGCCAGGAGCCCGCAGCCCAGTTGGCCTGGCTGACGCTGTGCATGGCCCTGCCTTTTGCCGCGCCGCTGGTTCACCTGGCCCTGGGTTGGAGCGTGCTGGACTACGCCTCGCAAACGGCCGTGTGGCGGGCGGTCATCGTGGCGGGCGCCCTGGGCTTCGTGGCCGCCGGCCTGGCCTGGCTGTGGCTGGGCGATCACGCCTGGTGGGGCGGTGAGCCGCCCGAGTTGGATTTTTACGATTTTCTGGGCCCGGCCAGCCTGATGTGGACCATCGATCTGCTGCTTTTTGGCAACTGGGGTCGCAACCTGGGTGGCGGCCTGGCCAGCGGTTTGGTGGGCAGCGGCGGCTATTGGCTGGCCCAGCACGAGGTGGCGCGCGGCGGTCAGCCGTGGTTTTACTACCCAATGCTGCTGGCCGTCTACGAGTTCGCGCCGCTGATTTTGGCCGTCTGCGCGGCCGTGGCCCTGGCTCGGCGGGCGCGCTCACCCCTGCGCCGCCAAAGGCCGCGCCCGGCCCAACCGTTGGATATGCCGATCTTTTGCCTGGCCTGGGCCCTGTTTGGCCTGGTGGCCTATTCGCTGGCCGGCGAAAAGATGCCCTGGCTGTTGGCGCACATGGCCCTGCCCCTATGCCTGTTGGGCGGCTGGTGGCTGGGCCGCTTCGTCCAGCGCCTCGCCCCGCTCAAGGCCGACGCGCCGTTGATCGTGGCCGGCTGGGCGCTGCCGTTGTTGCTGGGCGTGTTGGTGATGATTCCGCCCTTTGCCGGCCGGGGCCTTGGCGAACTGGCCCACACCACCCACTGGCTGGGCGCGTTGGCGGCGGCTCTGCTTTTGGTCGGGCTGGCCCTGTGGCGGCGGCCCAAGATCGGCTGGCGGCGTTGGGCCGGCCTGCTGGCCCTGGGCGCGCTGGCCCTGGTTGTTTCGCTAAACGCCCGCGCGGCTTGGCTGGCCTGCTTTGTCCATCACGAACAGGCCGTGGAGCTTTTGGTCTACGCCCACGCCTCGCCCCAGCTCAAGCCGGCCCTGGCCCGGGCCGTGGCGGCCAGTCAAGCCACTGGCCGGCCCATGGCCCACGATCAGCAAACGTCCTGGCCCATGGCCTGGTATCTGGGCCAACACGCGGGCAGCTTCATTTTCAACGACCCCGACGACCCGCGCCAGAGCCAGGCCTCGGCCCTGTTCGTTGGCGAGGATATGGCCCCGGAGGCGCTCCAGCGCCTGGCCGGCCGCGCCCAGACGATCAACATCATCAGGCTGTGGTGGCCGCCCCAGGATTATCAGGGCCTTGGCTGGCGCGAGTTGGCTGACCGGCTGGCCCGGCCAGGGTTTTGGCGCGATATGGCCGCCTATTGGTGGGCGCGCGACTTGCCCGGCGGCCGACCAGAGCCCTGGCCCCTGCGCTCGGAGATGCTGGTCATCTTGCCCGAGCCAGCCGCAGGCGCAGCCGCCACAGCTCCAGCGCCGCCGCCCAGCACAGACGCAACAATCGCCGACCAATGA
- a CDS encoding glycosyltransferase family 2 protein translates to MGPVETVDVIMPAFNEAAGVETAVAEVDRAILGRLPGSRLIVVDDGGTDGTGPILDRLAQGLAPRLVVIHQANAGHGPALMTGLARSRAPWVLLIDADRQQDAEDFWRLWARRQGAAMVVGVRQGRWEGPGRALISRTLRLLGRLLFGARLADVNAPFKLIGRPCLERLTPLLGPKALAPSAGLVLAASALGLVVVQEPVAHRARRDGPSRLIGRRLLRLCWAAALELWRLRLRLARAR, encoded by the coding sequence ATGGGCCCTGTTGAAACAGTCGATGTGATCATGCCGGCCTTCAACGAGGCCGCCGGCGTCGAGACCGCCGTGGCCGAGGTCGACCGCGCCATTCTGGGCCGGTTGCCCGGCTCGCGGCTGATCGTCGTCGATGACGGCGGGACCGACGGCACGGGCCCCATCCTCGACCGCCTGGCCCAGGGCCTGGCCCCCCGGCTGGTGGTGATCCACCAGGCCAACGCCGGCCACGGCCCGGCGCTGATGACCGGCCTGGCCCGCTCGCGGGCGCCGTGGGTGTTGCTCATCGACGCCGATCGCCAGCAGGACGCCGAGGATTTTTGGCGGTTGTGGGCCAGACGCCAGGGCGCGGCCATGGTGGTGGGCGTGCGTCAGGGCCGCTGGGAAGGGCCGGGTCGGGCGCTGATCAGCCGGACGCTGCGTTTGCTGGGCCGGCTGCTTTTTGGCGCGCGCCTGGCCGACGTCAACGCGCCGTTCAAGCTGATCGGCCGGCCGTGCCTGGAGCGCCTGACGCCGCTGCTTGGCCCCAAGGCCCTTGCGCCCTCGGCCGGGCTGGTGCTGGCGGCCAGCGCCCTGGGCCTGGTGGTTGTGCAGGAGCCGGTGGCCCATCGCGCGCGCCGCGATGGCCCCAGCCGGCTCATTGGTCGGCGATTGTTGCGTCTGTGCTGGGCGGCGGCGCTGGAGCTGTGGCGGCTGCGCCTGCGGCTGGCTCGGGCAAGATGA
- a CDS encoding protoporphyrinogen/coproporphyrinogen oxidase has protein sequence MNRPYASRQPKRPRIVVIGAGPTGLAAGLALAGQSQADWLVLEASARVGGLSGSLRDERGFVWDMGGHVFFSSWPGFMALLSGPGRATMVERRRRAKVFYSGHWVDFPFQSHFQTLPPALAAPLAQGLAQAPGATPGQSFAAWCAAVYGRPLAEAFFWPFNAKLWQTPLEGMSSLWVDRRVAPADGRADWGPNNHYFYPAQGGAGRPFVAMARALGDGLRLKAAVEAIDAGARTIHLADGQRLAWDGLISTMPLPRLLAMLRPAPPARALAAAARLKHNAMWLVGLGLAGPMPAEAAAWMYFPEPEFIFSRLTNMAAHGPANLPGADARRWRAYLAEVPAPGGSADQPAGLVQAVREGLIRAGLAQPGERPVSVFTRLLPVAYPAPTLGREDDLRLLHDFLEGLGVFSRGRLGGWLYEIGNMDHAARMGQEAVGRLLGAAGEPLWDEQWALLKQSM, from the coding sequence ATGAACCGCCCTTACGCCAGCCGGCAACCAAAACGCCCGCGCATCGTGGTCATCGGGGCCGGGCCGACCGGTTTGGCCGCTGGTTTGGCCCTGGCCGGGCAGAGCCAGGCCGATTGGCTGGTGCTGGAGGCCTCCGCGCGCGTCGGCGGCCTGAGTGGCTCGTTGCGCGACGAACGCGGTTTTGTCTGGGACATGGGCGGCCACGTGTTTTTCTCGTCCTGGCCGGGGTTCATGGCGTTGCTGTCGGGCCCTGGCCGGGCGACAATGGTGGAGCGCCGGCGGCGGGCCAAGGTTTTTTATAGCGGCCACTGGGTGGATTTCCCCTTCCAGAGCCACTTTCAAACGCTGCCGCCCGCGCTGGCCGCGCCCCTGGCCCAGGGCCTGGCTCAAGCGCCGGGCGCGACGCCGGGCCAGAGCTTCGCCGCCTGGTGCGCTGCCGTCTACGGCCGGCCCCTGGCCGAGGCCTTTTTCTGGCCGTTCAACGCCAAGCTGTGGCAAACCCCCCTGGAGGGCATGAGCAGCCTTTGGGTGGACCGGCGGGTGGCCCCGGCCGATGGTCGGGCCGATTGGGGGCCCAACAACCATTATTTTTATCCGGCCCAGGGCGGCGCGGGGCGGCCCTTCGTGGCCATGGCCCGGGCCCTGGGCGATGGCCTGCGCTTGAAGGCGGCGGTGGAGGCCATCGACGCCGGGGCGCGGACGATCCACCTGGCCGACGGCCAGCGCCTGGCCTGGGACGGCCTGATCTCGACCATGCCCCTGCCGCGCCTGCTGGCCATGCTGCGGCCCGCGCCGCCGGCCCGGGCCCTGGCCGCGGCCGCGCGCCTGAAGCACAACGCCATGTGGCTGGTGGGCCTGGGCCTGGCCGGCCCCATGCCGGCCGAGGCGGCGGCCTGGATGTATTTCCCGGAGCCCGAGTTCATCTTCAGCCGCCTGACCAACATGGCCGCCCATGGCCCGGCCAATCTGCCGGGGGCCGACGCCAGGCGCTGGCGGGCCTATCTGGCCGAGGTTCCCGCGCCGGGCGGGAGCGCGGACCAGCCGGCTGGTTTGGTCCAGGCCGTGCGGGAGGGCCTGATCCGCGCCGGCCTGGCCCAACCGGGCGAGCGGCCGGTGAGCGTGTTCACGCGGCTGTTGCCGGTGGCCTATCCCGCGCCGACCTTGGGCCGCGAGGATGACCTGCGCCTGCTGCACGATTTTCTGGAGGGCCTGGGTGTGTTCTCGCGGGGCCGCCTGGGCGGCTGGCTCTACGAGATCGGCAACATGGATCACGCCGCGCGCATGGGCCAAGAGGCCGTGGGCCGGCTGTTGGGCGCGGCCGGCGAGCCGCTGTGGGACGAACAATGGGCCCTGTTGAAACAGTCGATGTGA
- the argJ gene encoding bifunctional glutamate N-acetyltransferase/amino-acid acetyltransferase ArgJ — translation MNDLPKLHDGPLKGAAQVDPVIDGFKGAAVACGLRKDGREDLALIVADHAVDAAGLFTTNRLFAAPVAVAKNHIQAGRARVILANSGGANAATGQAGLEACLRACQEAARVADCPLTEVLPCSTGVIGQVLDDQKIRAKLPELFASADDQGLARAAGAIMTTDAFRKMARAEAIIDGKKVSVLGLAKGAGMIRPDMATLLCFVLTDAAASPQALGLALGRAVEQSFNRITVDGDMSTNDTILLLASGRAANTRLEGDGPGLSALTEALTAVCQDLAQMMVCDGEGAGRMALLHITGAADQSSARKLCFAIGNSPLVKTALASPDPYWGRMLSAAGAEAARENLPFQPEKTRVWIEGILVGDHGARASLEAEEAAGRAMQKPRVSVRIDLGLGQGQYWVMASDLDHNYITLNVSYRS, via the coding sequence ATGAACGACTTGCCCAAACTGCACGACGGCCCGCTCAAAGGCGCGGCCCAGGTTGACCCGGTCATCGACGGCTTCAAAGGCGCGGCCGTGGCCTGCGGCCTGCGCAAGGATGGTCGCGAGGACTTGGCCCTGATCGTCGCCGACCACGCCGTCGACGCCGCCGGCCTGTTCACCACCAACCGCCTTTTCGCCGCGCCGGTGGCCGTGGCCAAAAACCACATCCAGGCCGGCCGGGCCAGGGTGATCCTGGCCAACAGCGGCGGGGCCAACGCCGCCACCGGCCAGGCCGGTTTGGAGGCCTGCCTGCGCGCCTGCCAAGAGGCCGCCCGCGTGGCGGATTGCCCGCTGACGGAGGTGCTGCCCTGCTCCACCGGCGTCATCGGCCAGGTGCTCGACGACCAAAAAATCCGCGCCAAGCTGCCCGAATTATTCGCCAGCGCCGATGACCAAGGCCTGGCCCGCGCCGCCGGGGCGATCATGACCACCGACGCCTTCCGCAAGATGGCCCGGGCCGAGGCGATCATCGACGGCAAGAAAGTCAGCGTCCTGGGCCTGGCCAAGGGCGCGGGGATGATCCGCCCCGACATGGCCACGCTATTGTGCTTCGTGCTCACCGACGCCGCGGCCTCGCCCCAGGCCCTTGGCCTGGCCCTGGGCCGGGCGGTGGAGCAAAGTTTCAATCGCATCACCGTCGATGGCGACATGTCCACCAACGACACGATCCTGCTCTTGGCCAGCGGCCGGGCCGCCAACACCCGCCTGGAGGGCGACGGCCCCGGCCTGAGCGCCCTGACCGAGGCCCTCACCGCCGTCTGCCAGGATCTGGCCCAGATGATGGTCTGCGATGGCGAAGGGGCCGGGCGCATGGCCCTGTTGCACATCACCGGCGCGGCCGACCAGTCCAGCGCGCGCAAGCTCTGCTTCGCCATCGGCAACTCGCCCCTGGTCAAAACGGCCCTGGCCAGCCCCGACCCCTATTGGGGCCGCATGCTCTCGGCCGCCGGGGCCGAGGCCGCCCGCGAAAACCTGCCCTTCCAGCCCGAAAAAACCAGGGTGTGGATCGAAGGAATCCTGGTGGGCGACCACGGCGCGCGCGCCAGCCTCGAGGCCGAGGAAGCCGCCGGTCGGGCCATGCAAAAGCCCAGGGTCTCGGTGCGTATTGACCTGGGTCTGGGCCAGGGGCAATACTGGGTCATGGCCAGCGACCTGGATCACAACTACATCACCCTCAACGTCTCGTATCGCTCGTAG
- a CDS encoding polyphenol oxidase family protein: MIEQTKAGLSLMRFESLAGLPGLAHWVSTRQGGVSAAPFDSLNLGGGQDDPLKVTQNRQLLRLGLELPAMTWARQVHGVEIIEVGPDDNGSVGQADGLMTDAPGVGLLIKQADCQAVLLYAPRRRALANLHVGWRGNVQNMPGRGVERLCRRYDVAPAELHAAISPSLGPCCGQFVNWRDELPAWFTSFRVHEDRFDLVAVTASQLRQAGVPAENIQASGLCTRCDRRFFSYRRDGRTGRFGTVAAISWE; this comes from the coding sequence ATGATCGAGCAAACCAAGGCCGGGCTGAGCCTGATGCGCTTCGAGTCGTTGGCGGGCCTGCCGGGCCTGGCCCACTGGGTGAGCACCCGGCAGGGCGGGGTCAGCGCCGCGCCCTTTGACAGCCTCAACCTGGGCGGCGGCCAGGACGATCCCCTCAAGGTGACGCAGAACCGCCAACTCTTGCGCCTGGGCCTGGAGCTGCCGGCCATGACCTGGGCCAGGCAGGTCCACGGCGTGGAGATCATCGAGGTCGGCCCGGACGACAACGGCTCCGTGGGCCAGGCCGACGGCCTGATGACCGACGCGCCGGGCGTGGGTCTTTTGATCAAGCAGGCCGACTGCCAGGCTGTTTTGCTCTACGCGCCGCGGCGACGGGCCCTGGCCAACCTGCACGTGGGCTGGCGGGGCAACGTGCAAAATATGCCCGGCCGGGGCGTGGAGCGCCTGTGCCGGCGCTACGACGTCGCGCCGGCCGAGTTGCACGCGGCCATTTCGCCCAGCCTGGGGCCGTGCTGCGGCCAGTTCGTCAACTGGCGTGACGAGTTGCCGGCCTGGTTCACAAGCTTTCGCGTCCACGAGGACCGCTTCGACCTGGTCGCCGTCACCGCCAGCCAGTTGCGCCAAGCCGGCGTGCCAGCCGAAAACATCCAGGCCAGCGGCCTGTGCACGCGCTGCGACCGGCGCTTTTTTTCCTATCGCCGCGACGGCCGCACCGGCCGCTTTGGCACGGTGGCGGCCATCAGTTGGGAGTGA
- a CDS encoding dihydroorotate dehydrogenase electron transfer subunit, with translation MTIMHGAAIVGQNRQLARDVFLLSLQAPELARAAAPGQFLMLRVTSGPEPLLARPFSIHAVEGDDVGVLYRVVGRGTRLLAQATAGQRLELWGPLGRGFDLALERPLLVAGGMGIAPLRFAAQRLTARGARPRLLCGLASATGLGGLVEAVDECLTAQSCAVSWVTEDGSLGERGLVTALLDRALEGVDGVLCCGPMAMLRAVAEACGRQGVACQVSLEAPMACGVGACLGCVIPAADGGYLRACQEGPVLPAAAVDWPRLA, from the coding sequence GTGACGATCATGCACGGCGCGGCCATCGTCGGCCAAAACCGCCAACTGGCGCGAGACGTTTTTCTGCTGAGCCTCCAGGCCCCGGAGCTGGCCCGCGCCGCCGCGCCGGGGCAGTTTTTGATGCTGCGGGTGACCTCCGGCCCGGAGCCGCTGCTGGCCCGGCCATTTTCGATCCACGCCGTGGAGGGCGACGACGTCGGCGTGCTCTATCGGGTGGTGGGCCGGGGCACCAGGCTGCTGGCCCAGGCGACGGCCGGCCAGCGGCTCGAACTGTGGGGCCCGCTGGGCCGGGGCTTTGACCTGGCGCTGGAGCGGCCGCTGTTGGTGGCCGGCGGCATGGGGATTGCGCCGCTGCGTTTCGCGGCCCAGCGCCTGACGGCGCGCGGCGCGCGGCCACGGCTGCTGTGCGGGCTGGCCAGCGCGACGGGCCTGGGCGGCCTGGTCGAGGCCGTGGACGAATGCCTGACGGCCCAGTCTTGCGCGGTGAGTTGGGTCACGGAAGACGGCTCGCTGGGCGAGCGGGGCCTGGTCACGGCGCTATTGGACCGGGCGCTGGAGGGCGTCGACGGCGTGCTCTGCTGCGGGCCCATGGCCATGCTGCGGGCGGTGGCCGAGGCCTGCGGCCGGCAAGGCGTGGCCTGCCAGGTCTCGTTGGAGGCGCCCATGGCCTGCGGAGTGGGGGCCTGCCTGGGCTGCGTGATCCCGGCGGCGGATGGTGGTTATCTGCGGGCCTGTCAGGAGGGCCCGGTCTTGCCTGCGGCGGCGGTGGATTGGCCGCGCCTGGCCTGA
- a CDS encoding transglutaminase-like domain-containing protein, producing MGEDVAVFLAPAPGIECDNPGVIELAARVCAGARGEVAKAEALFLWVRDQIAYTMTAPFWELEHYLASAVIARGKGYCVQKSALLVTLARAAGIPARMCFADIDNLAIAPHVVQMMGGHGFVWHSYAQWLIDGQWRKATPAFDAALCREHGLPVVEFRPGQDLLLPAQTLDGRPYIVYRADHGWRAGLPLAEIMAGWLAHYGPEGVAAFRRMIEEQKEAL from the coding sequence ATGGGCGAGGACGTGGCTGTTTTTCTGGCCCCGGCGCCGGGCATTGAGTGCGACAATCCCGGCGTCATCGAGCTGGCCGCGCGCGTCTGCGCCGGCGCGCGGGGTGAGGTGGCCAAGGCCGAGGCCCTGTTTCTGTGGGTCCGCGACCAGATCGCCTACACCATGACCGCGCCGTTCTGGGAGTTGGAGCACTATCTGGCCAGCGCCGTCATCGCCCGGGGCAAGGGCTATTGCGTGCAAAAATCGGCCCTGCTGGTGACCCTGGCCCGGGCGGCGGGCATCCCGGCGCGCATGTGTTTCGCCGATATCGACAACCTGGCCATCGCCCCCCACGTGGTCCAGATGATGGGCGGCCACGGCTTTGTCTGGCACAGCTACGCCCAGTGGCTGATCGACGGCCAGTGGCGGAAGGCCACGCCGGCCTTTGACGCCGCGCTCTGCCGCGAGCACGGCCTGCCGGTGGTGGAGTTTCGGCCGGGCCAGGATTTGCTGCTGCCGGCCCAGACCCTGGACGGCCGGCCCTACATCGTTTATCGGGCCGATCACGGCTGGCGCGCGGGCCTGCCGCTGGCGGAGATCATGGCCGGCTGGCTGGCCCATTATGGCCCCGAGGGCGTGGCGGCCTTTCGCCGGATGATCGAAGAGCAAAAGGAGGCCCTGTGA
- a CDS encoding dihydroorotate dehydrogenase gives MNTSVGGLRLRNPVIAASGTFGYGREYAPYFALERIGGLVTKGVSLRPRDGNKPPRVCETSAGMLNAIGLANVGVEAFVADKLPWLAGQDTPAAVNLYGESIDEFVQLAQRLDGLAGVAALELNVSCPNVKAGGMAFGTNPQAVAQVTAAVRRVTSLPLWVKLTPNVTDPVAVAGAAMEAGADALCLINTLLGMAIDARRRAPRLANVVGGLSGPAIKPVGLRMVWQVARALPGAPIIGLGGICCGEDAAEYLLAGASAVQVGTASFADPTACARVADELARFCAEEGVSAVSQLIGGLRA, from the coding sequence ATGAACACCAGCGTGGGCGGGCTGAGGCTACGAAACCCCGTCATCGCCGCCAGCGGAACATTTGGCTATGGCCGCGAATATGCGCCGTATTTCGCCTTGGAGCGCATCGGCGGCCTGGTCACCAAAGGCGTGAGCCTGCGCCCCCGCGACGGCAACAAGCCGCCCCGCGTCTGCGAGACCAGCGCGGGCATGCTAAACGCCATCGGCCTGGCCAACGTGGGCGTGGAGGCCTTCGTGGCCGACAAGCTGCCCTGGCTGGCCGGGCAAGACACGCCGGCGGCGGTCAACCTCTATGGCGAGTCCATCGACGAATTCGTCCAACTGGCCCAGCGCCTGGACGGCCTGGCCGGCGTGGCCGCCCTGGAGCTGAACGTCTCGTGCCCCAACGTCAAGGCCGGCGGCATGGCCTTCGGGACCAACCCCCAGGCCGTGGCCCAAGTCACCGCCGCCGTGCGCCGCGTCACCAGCCTGCCGCTGTGGGTCAAGCTCACGCCCAACGTCACCGACCCCGTGGCCGTGGCCGGCGCGGCCATGGAGGCCGGGGCCGACGCCCTGTGCCTGATCAACACCTTGCTGGGCATGGCCATCGACGCCCGCCGCCGCGCGCCGCGCCTGGCCAACGTGGTGGGCGGGCTTTCGGGACCGGCGATCAAGCCGGTGGGCCTGCGCATGGTCTGGCAGGTGGCCCGGGCCCTGCCCGGCGCGCCGATCATCGGCCTGGGCGGCATTTGCTGCGGCGAGGACGCGGCCGAATACCTGCTGGCCGGGGCCTCGGCGGTGCAGGTGGGCACGGCGTCGTTCGCCGATCCCACGGCCTGCGCCAGAGTGGCCGACGAGTTGGCCCGCTTCTGCGCCGAGGAAGGCGTGTCCGCGGTCAGCCAGCTCATCGGCGGGCTGCGCGCCTAG
- the selB gene encoding selenocysteine-specific translation elongation factor: MKQLVLGTAGHIDHGKTSLVKALTGVDTDRLKEEKARGITIELGFAHLDLPSGQRLGIVDVPGHERFVKNMVAGAAGIDMVALVIAADEGVMPQTREHMDICALLGVQAGLVALTKVDMVEPDWLELVGEDIRAYVQGTFLEDAPIVPVSAVSGQGLDLLVAELDRIAASLDERPALGPFRLPIDRVFSIKGFGTVVTGTSIGGQVKIGDELEVYPRGVTAKVRGLQNHGQDCQSSRRGQRTAVNLQGLDKDQIARGDVLSEPGVLRPSLWLDVEVQALAEMARPLKHRAPIRLHTGTVEVMGRIHFLDRDALVPGDQALCQVRLEEAVAVMAGDRFVIRSYSPVRTIAGGRVLHPHPVRHKRNRPEILADLETLKSGRARELVAVHARLAGERGVTERDLVRLTNLAPKELSALLADMLSKQELIRFDKEAGLLIEAGVQQALLDEAVEVVGQYHGQNPLKPGMPREELRTRLARGLEPKLFGHLQRKLEADGRLIAEKELVRLPGHEVRLAADDQALRAKIEAAYRQGGLAPPSLKDVAEGQNKKQLGQLLAVMQNEGVLTRIKEDLYYHGPALEAIKAKLVAHLESHGKIDAQQFKEMLGLSRKYIIPLLEYFDTIQLTMRLGDERVLRRK, encoded by the coding sequence ATGAAGCAACTTGTCTTGGGCACGGCAGGCCACATCGATCACGGCAAGACCTCCCTGGTCAAGGCCCTCACCGGCGTCGACACCGATCGCCTCAAGGAAGAAAAGGCCCGGGGCATCACCATCGAGCTTGGATTCGCCCACCTGGATCTGCCCTCGGGCCAGCGCCTGGGCATCGTCGACGTGCCGGGTCACGAGCGCTTTGTCAAAAACATGGTCGCCGGCGCGGCGGGCATCGACATGGTGGCCCTGGTCATCGCCGCCGACGAGGGCGTCATGCCCCAGACCCGCGAGCACATGGACATATGCGCGCTGCTGGGCGTGCAGGCCGGCCTGGTGGCCCTGACCAAGGTCGACATGGTCGAGCCCGATTGGCTGGAATTGGTCGGCGAGGACATCCGGGCCTACGTCCAGGGCACGTTTCTGGAAGACGCGCCCATCGTGCCGGTCTCGGCGGTCAGCGGCCAGGGCCTGGACCTGCTCGTGGCCGAGCTCGACCGCATCGCCGCCTCTTTGGACGAGCGCCCGGCCCTGGGGCCCTTTCGCCTGCCCATCGATCGCGTTTTTTCGATCAAGGGCTTTGGCACCGTGGTCACCGGCACCTCCATCGGCGGCCAGGTCAAGATCGGCGACGAGCTGGAGGTCTATCCCCGGGGCGTCACGGCCAAGGTGCGCGGCCTGCAAAACCACGGCCAGGATTGCCAAAGCTCGCGGCGCGGCCAGCGCACGGCGGTCAACCTCCAGGGCCTGGACAAAGATCAGATCGCCCGTGGCGACGTGCTCTCCGAGCCTGGCGTGCTGCGGCCCTCGCTGTGGCTGGACGTGGAGGTCCAAGCCCTGGCCGAGATGGCTCGGCCGCTCAAGCACCGCGCGCCGATCCGCCTGCACACCGGCACGGTGGAGGTGATGGGCCGCATTCATTTTCTGGACCGCGACGCCCTGGTCCCCGGCGATCAGGCCCTGTGCCAGGTGCGCCTGGAAGAGGCGGTGGCGGTGATGGCCGGCGACCGCTTCGTGATTCGTTCTTATTCGCCGGTGCGCACCATCGCCGGCGGTCGCGTGCTGCATCCCCACCCCGTGCGCCACAAGCGCAACCGCCCCGAGATTTTGGCCGACCTGGAGACGCTCAAATCCGGCCGCGCCCGTGAGCTGGTGGCCGTGCACGCCCGCCTGGCCGGCGAGCGCGGCGTCACCGAGCGCGATCTGGTGCGCCTGACCAACCTGGCCCCCAAGGAGCTGAGCGCGCTGTTGGCCGACATGCTCTCCAAGCAGGAGCTGATCCGCTTTGACAAGGAAGCTGGGCTTTTGATCGAGGCCGGCGTGCAACAGGCCCTGCTGGATGAGGCCGTGGAAGTGGTGGGCCAATATCATGGGCAGAACCCGCTGAAACCCGGCATGCCCCGCGAGGAGTTGCGCACCCGCCTGGCCCGGGGCCTGGAGCCCAAGCTCTTTGGCCATCTGCAAAGAAAACTGGAGGCCGACGGCCGGCTGATCGCCGAAAAAGAGCTGGTGCGCCTGCCTGGCCACGAGGTGCGCCTGGCCGCCGACGACCAGGCCCTGCGCGCCAAGATCGAGGCGGCCTATCGCCAGGGCGGCCTCGCCCCGCCGTCGCTCAAGGACGTGGCCGAGGGGCAGAACAAAAAGCAGTTGGGCCAGTTGCTGGCGGTGATGCAAAACGAGGGCGTCCTGACGAGGATCAAGGAAGACCTTTACTATCACGGCCCGGCGCTGGAGGCCATCAAGGCCAAGCTGGTGGCCCACCTGGAGAGCCACGGCAAGATCGACGCCCAGCAGTTCAAGGAGATGCTGGGGCTCTCGCGCAAGTACATCATCCCGCTTTTGGAGTACTTCGACACCATCCAGCTGACCATGCGCCTGGGCGACGAGCGGGTGCTGCGCCGCAAATAG